In one window of Duganella dendranthematis DNA:
- the katG gene encoding catalase/peroxidase HPI, with translation MSNNESAAKCPFTQANGAGTTNRDWWPDQLRLDLLHQHSDKSDPMGAAFDYAKEFNSLDLAAVKRDLTALMTDSQDWWPADFGHYGGLFIRMAWHSAGTYRSGDGRGGARRGQQRFAPLNSWPDNVNLDKARRLIWPIKQKYGRKISWADLIILTGTVALDSMGFKTLGFGGGRVDTWEPDQDVYWGREKTWLGGDLRYAHGSPGVEKEGAVLVSDDKADGDIHSRILENPLAAVQMGLIYVNPEGPDGNPDPLKAAYDIRDVFGRMGMDDEETVALIAGGHSFGKTHGAGPTDNVGPEPEAAGIDASGLGWHSKFGSGHGNDTISSGLEVTWTKTPVQFSHDFFEHLFGYEWELGQSPAGAHQWFAKDAGDLIPHAQGTGKQRPSMLTTDLALRVDPVYEGISRDFLANPDKFTKAFARAWFKLTHRDMGPKTRYLGPDVPAEDFIWQDPVPPLAHPVIDAADIAALKASIQATGLSVAELVSTAWASASTYRGSDLRGGANGARIRLAPQKDWAANQPQQLSKVLATLEEVQSAFNQGGKQVSLADLIVLGGAVGIETAAGHTLTVPFTPGRTDATQEQTDVASFEFLEPYADGFRNFQKTRYVVPAEALLVERAQLLTLTAPEMTVLVGGLRVLGANAPASASGVFTAKPGVLSNDFFVNLLDMGTVWNATSAAADSFEGRDRKTGAVKWQATRVDLVFGSNAHLRALAEVYASADGDQKFVADFVAAWVKVMELGR, from the coding sequence ATGAGCAACAACGAGAGTGCGGCCAAATGCCCGTTCACCCAGGCCAACGGCGCCGGCACCACCAACCGTGACTGGTGGCCCGATCAACTGCGCCTGGACCTGTTGCATCAACACTCCGACAAATCCGATCCGATGGGCGCGGCATTCGACTACGCCAAGGAATTCAACAGCCTCGACCTGGCCGCCGTCAAACGCGACCTGACAGCACTGATGACCGACTCGCAGGACTGGTGGCCGGCCGATTTCGGCCACTACGGCGGCCTGTTCATCCGCATGGCGTGGCACAGCGCCGGCACCTACCGCAGTGGCGACGGTCGCGGCGGCGCGCGCCGTGGCCAGCAACGCTTCGCTCCGCTCAACAGCTGGCCCGACAACGTCAACCTGGACAAGGCACGCCGCCTGATCTGGCCGATCAAGCAGAAATACGGCCGCAAAATCTCGTGGGCCGATCTGATCATTTTGACCGGCACGGTCGCACTGGACAGCATGGGCTTCAAGACGCTGGGTTTTGGCGGCGGCCGCGTCGATACCTGGGAACCGGATCAGGACGTCTACTGGGGCCGTGAAAAGACCTGGCTCGGCGGCGACCTGCGCTATGCCCATGGCAGCCCCGGCGTGGAGAAGGAAGGCGCCGTGCTGGTGTCCGATGACAAGGCCGACGGCGATATCCACAGCCGCATCCTGGAAAACCCGCTGGCCGCAGTGCAGATGGGCCTGATCTACGTGAATCCAGAAGGTCCGGACGGCAATCCCGATCCGTTGAAGGCCGCTTACGATATCCGCGACGTCTTCGGCCGCATGGGTATGGACGACGAGGAAACCGTGGCGCTGATCGCCGGCGGACACAGCTTCGGCAAAACCCATGGCGCCGGGCCAACCGACAACGTCGGCCCGGAACCGGAAGCGGCCGGCATCGATGCATCGGGCCTGGGCTGGCACAGCAAGTTCGGCAGCGGCCACGGCAACGACACCATCAGCAGCGGGCTGGAAGTGACCTGGACCAAGACGCCGGTTCAATTCAGCCACGATTTCTTCGAGCATCTGTTCGGCTACGAATGGGAACTCGGCCAAAGCCCGGCCGGCGCGCACCAGTGGTTCGCCAAGGATGCGGGCGACCTCATCCCGCACGCGCAAGGTACGGGAAAACAGCGGCCAAGCATGCTAACCACCGATCTGGCCTTGCGTGTCGATCCCGTCTACGAAGGCATCTCGCGTGACTTCCTGGCCAATCCGGACAAGTTCACCAAAGCCTTCGCGCGCGCCTGGTTCAAGCTGACCCACCGCGACATGGGACCGAAAACGCGCTACCTGGGGCCGGATGTGCCGGCCGAAGATTTCATCTGGCAAGACCCGGTGCCGCCGCTAGCCCATCCCGTGATCGACGCAGCGGACATCGCGGCGCTGAAGGCCAGCATCCAGGCCACCGGCCTCAGCGTGGCGGAACTGGTCAGCACCGCCTGGGCGTCCGCCTCCACCTATCGCGGTTCCGACCTGCGCGGCGGCGCCAACGGCGCGCGCATTCGCCTGGCGCCGCAGAAGGACTGGGCCGCCAATCAGCCGCAGCAGTTGAGCAAGGTGCTGGCCACGCTGGAGGAAGTGCAAAGCGCCTTCAACCAGGGCGGCAAGCAAGTCTCGCTGGCGGACCTGATCGTGCTGGGCGGTGCAGTGGGCATTGAAACGGCGGCCGGCCACACGCTGACGGTGCCGTTCACGCCCGGCCGCACGGACGCCACGCAGGAGCAAACCGACGTGGCGTCGTTTGAGTTCCTAGAGCCGTACGCCGATGGCTTCCGCAACTTCCAGAAAACCCGCTACGTCGTGCCGGCCGAAGCCCTGCTGGTGGAGCGTGCACAACTGTTGACGCTGACCGCGCCGGAAATGACGGTGCTGGTGGGCGGCCTGCGTGTGCTGGGCGCCAACGCGCCAGCATCCGCCAGCGGCGTGTTCACCGCCAAGCCCGGCGTACTGAGCAACGACTTCTTCGTCAATCTGCTCGACATGGGTACTGTGTGGAACGCCACCTCAGCGGCAGCAGACAGCTTCGAAGGCCGCGACCGCAAGACTGGCGCCGTCAAATGGCAGGCTACGCGCGTCGATCTGGTGTTCGGCTCCAATGCCCATCTGCGGGCGTTGGCCGAAGTCTATGCCAGCGCCGATGGCGATCAGAAGTTCGTCGCCGATTTCGTCGCCGCCTGGGTCAAGGTGATGGAACTGGGCCGGTAA
- a CDS encoding FUSC family protein: protein MRPHRHQPDTGPRALLAELWRDFAPWPAVSLRLADEIICLASVLLAIFWSHLLDVGNVGWAAFSAYMVIRTSFADSLWRGGLRVLGTAAGVALAWLLAPHLMRATALLSLALALGGAVTLYLALLDRRGYGWLIAGLSFAMVLVDGMQHPDQSLGQFAQARLLEVCVGTGAAVLVSALAMLALPRTSTPPAPETAAPQCRQAAFLHALQGGIALALIPWVWRVFHLQALSQSSITIMAVMMVPMADLAALEQPAATRLRHRLAGAGIGGLVATAVLLLSHASPLIMTLAACIGVMVGRHIENGKLPITYAGTQFALAFLVVLVPDGGPDAALGAERLAGIFLGMALLEPVRLLFQRFAR, encoded by the coding sequence ATGAGGCCACACCGCCATCAACCCGACACTGGCCCGCGCGCGCTGCTTGCCGAGCTGTGGCGAGATTTCGCGCCATGGCCTGCGGTGAGCCTGCGCCTGGCCGACGAAATCATCTGCCTGGCGTCGGTCTTGCTGGCGATTTTCTGGTCCCATCTGCTGGACGTCGGCAATGTCGGCTGGGCCGCGTTCAGCGCCTACATGGTGATCCGGACCTCGTTTGCAGACAGCCTGTGGCGCGGCGGCTTGCGCGTGCTGGGCACGGCGGCCGGCGTGGCGCTGGCCTGGCTGCTGGCGCCGCACCTGATGCGCGCCACCGCCCTGCTCAGTCTCGCGCTGGCGCTGGGCGGCGCCGTCACGCTGTATCTGGCGCTGCTGGACCGGCGCGGTTATGGCTGGCTGATCGCCGGGCTGTCGTTTGCCATGGTGCTTGTGGACGGCATGCAGCACCCGGACCAGTCGCTGGGCCAGTTTGCGCAAGCGCGCTTGCTGGAAGTCTGCGTCGGCACCGGCGCGGCGGTGCTGGTCAGCGCGCTGGCCATGCTGGCGCTGCCGCGCACAAGCACGCCACCCGCGCCGGAGACCGCCGCGCCGCAATGCCGTCAAGCTGCTTTTCTTCACGCGCTGCAAGGCGGCATCGCGCTGGCGCTGATTCCCTGGGTATGGCGCGTGTTCCACCTGCAAGCGCTCAGCCAGAGCAGCATCACCATCATGGCCGTGATGATGGTGCCGATGGCGGACCTGGCCGCGCTGGAACAGCCGGCCGCGACCCGGCTGCGCCATCGGCTGGCCGGCGCCGGCATCGGCGGCTTGGTGGCCACGGCCGTGCTGCTACTGAGTCACGCGTCGCCGCTGATCATGACGCTGGCCGCCTGCATCGGCGTCATGGTCGGCCGGCATATTGAAAACGGCAAGTTGCCGATCACCTACGCCGGCACCCAGTTCGCGCTGGCCTTCCTGGTAGTGCTGGTGCCGGACGGCGGCCCCGACGCGGCGCTGGGCGCCGAGCGCCTGGCCGGCATATTCCTCGGCATGGCGCTGCTGGAACCGGTGCGGCTGTTGTTCCAGCGATTTGCGCGCTAG
- a CDS encoding alkene reductase, translating into MQTISPILQPVTLGGLRLKNRIVMAPMTRSRADDAGVPPDYAADYYAQRADAGLIITEATNISAQARGYPRTPGIWTEAQVAAWQRVTAAVHRRDGKIFLQLWHTGRMSHPDMLAGALPVAPSAIRPEGQIRVHDGMKDFVTPRALETAEIAGIVDDYRHAAINAKAAGFDGVEIHSANNYLLEQFVRDSTNHRTDEYGGSLENRLRLPLAVVRAVVEVWGAERVGIRISPVTTTPGNTPLDSDTMATFGAYVDALSGLGLLYIHDIEGVTQLSREADDDISFAELRQRFSGAYIANNQYTLALAEHTLAAGDADLFSIGRPFIANPDLIQRLGNGAPLAEAPKQYWYGGDATGYSDWPAMAASMAAAD; encoded by the coding sequence ATGCAAACCATCAGCCCTATTCTGCAGCCCGTCACCCTTGGCGGCCTGCGCCTGAAAAACCGCATCGTCATGGCGCCGATGACGCGCAGCCGCGCCGACGACGCCGGCGTGCCGCCCGACTACGCGGCCGATTACTACGCGCAGCGCGCCGACGCCGGCTTGATCATCACCGAAGCCACCAACATCTCGGCGCAGGCACGCGGCTATCCGCGCACGCCGGGCATCTGGACCGAGGCCCAAGTGGCCGCATGGCAGCGCGTGACTGCAGCGGTGCATCGCCGCGACGGCAAGATCTTCCTGCAACTGTGGCACACCGGCCGCATGTCGCACCCGGACATGCTGGCCGGCGCGCTGCCGGTGGCGCCGTCGGCGATCCGGCCGGAAGGCCAGATTCGCGTGCATGACGGCATGAAGGATTTCGTCACGCCGCGTGCGCTGGAAACCGCCGAGATCGCCGGCATCGTGGACGATTATCGCCATGCCGCCATCAACGCCAAGGCGGCCGGCTTCGACGGCGTCGAGATCCATTCGGCCAACAATTATCTGCTGGAGCAATTCGTTCGCGACAGTACGAACCACCGCACTGATGAATATGGCGGTTCGCTGGAAAACCGCCTGCGCTTGCCGCTGGCGGTGGTCCGCGCCGTGGTGGAGGTCTGGGGTGCGGAGCGGGTCGGTATCCGCATCTCGCCGGTGACCACCACGCCCGGCAACACGCCGCTCGACAGCGACACCATGGCCACGTTTGGTGCCTATGTCGATGCGTTGTCCGGACTGGGGCTGCTGTACATCCACGACATCGAAGGCGTCACGCAGCTGAGTCGCGAAGCCGACGACGACATCAGCTTTGCGGAACTGCGCCAGCGCTTCAGCGGCGCCTACATCGCCAACAACCAGTACACGCTGGCGCTGGCCGAGCACACGCTGGCGGCGGGCGATGCCGACCTGTTCAGCATCGGCCGGCCGTTCATCGCCAACCCGGACCTGATCCAGCGCCTGGGTAACGGCGCGCCGCTGGCGGAAGCGCCCAAGCAATACTGGTATGGCGGCGACGCCACCGGTTATTCGGATTGGCCGGCCATGGCGGCCAGCATGGCCGCAGCCGACTGA
- a CDS encoding NAD-dependent succinate-semialdehyde dehydrogenase, with translation MSNQQIPAVATSRNPATGELIATYAYQTASEVERLLTANAAAFRLWRATPMRERVAAYRRLATTLRERKDVLAAIITAEMGKTIGAARGEVEKCAATIDWIADNGPAILADEPVVVEGDDQVHVSYLPIGTVLAVMPWNFPLWQVVRASGPIMLSGNGFLLKHAPNVMGSAYALQQAYDDAGFPPGLFANLVADNDTVARVIEDPRIAGVTLTGSMRAGSAVAATAGKALKRSLLELGGADAFIVLADANIDLAVKAGIEARFQNAGQVCLAAKRFILEQPIAEEFTRKFIAAAKLIKAGDPLDPASTIGPMARNDLRAELHQQVERTIAAGAKLALGGSIVDGPGNFYQPTVLTDVQPGMAAFDEETFGPVAAITVAANAEHAIELANTSDYGLGGSLWTSDVARAQRIARRLETGGVFINGYPATNARIPVGGVKKSGYGRELSHFGLREFTNAQAVWAKIVD, from the coding sequence ACAAATCCCAGCCGTCGCCACTTCGCGCAACCCGGCCACCGGCGAACTGATCGCCACCTACGCCTACCAGACCGCCAGCGAAGTCGAGCGTCTGCTGACCGCCAACGCCGCCGCTTTCCGCCTGTGGCGCGCCACGCCGATGCGCGAGCGCGTCGCCGCTTACCGCCGCCTGGCGACCACACTGCGCGAGCGCAAAGACGTGCTGGCCGCCATCATCACTGCCGAAATGGGCAAGACCATCGGCGCTGCGCGCGGCGAAGTGGAGAAATGCGCCGCCACCATCGACTGGATCGCCGATAACGGCCCGGCCATCCTGGCTGACGAACCAGTTGTCGTTGAGGGCGACGATCAGGTGCATGTGTCGTATCTGCCGATCGGTACCGTACTGGCGGTGATGCCGTGGAATTTCCCGTTGTGGCAAGTAGTGCGCGCCTCCGGCCCGATCATGTTGTCCGGTAACGGCTTCCTGCTCAAGCATGCGCCGAACGTCATGGGCTCGGCTTATGCGTTGCAACAGGCGTACGACGATGCCGGCTTCCCGCCAGGCCTGTTCGCGAATCTGGTGGCCGACAACGACACCGTGGCGCGCGTGATTGAAGATCCGCGCATCGCCGGCGTCACGTTGACCGGCAGCATGCGTGCCGGTTCCGCCGTCGCCGCCACCGCTGGCAAGGCGCTCAAGCGCAGTCTGCTGGAACTGGGCGGCGCCGACGCCTTCATCGTGCTGGCCGACGCCAATATCGACCTGGCCGTCAAAGCCGGTATCGAAGCGCGTTTCCAGAACGCCGGCCAGGTGTGCCTGGCGGCCAAGCGCTTCATCCTCGAACAGCCGATTGCGGAAGAATTCACCCGCAAATTCATCGCCGCCGCCAAGCTGATCAAAGCCGGCGATCCGCTCGATCCAGCCAGCACCATCGGGCCGATGGCGCGCAACGATCTGCGCGCCGAGTTGCACCAGCAGGTCGAACGCACCATCGCGGCTGGCGCCAAGCTGGCGCTGGGCGGCAGCATCGTTGACGGCCCGGGCAATTTCTACCAGCCGACCGTGCTCACCGATGTGCAGCCCGGCATGGCCGCGTTTGATGAAGAGACCTTCGGCCCGGTCGCCGCCATCACCGTCGCCGCCAACGCCGAACACGCGATCGAATTGGCCAACACCAGCGACTACGGCCTCGGCGGCAGCCTGTGGACCAGCGATGTGGCACGCGCGCAGCGTATCGCCCGCCGCCTGGAAACCGGTGGCGTGTTCATCAACGGCTATCCCGCCACCAACGCCCGCATTCCGGTCGGCGGCGTCAAGAAAAGCGGTTACGGACGCGAGCTGTCGCACTTCGGCTTGCGTGAATTCACCAACGCCCAGGCCGTGTGGGCCAAGATCGTCGACTGA